Part of the Metarhizium brunneum chromosome 6, complete sequence genome is shown below.
CTGCCGGGGGACATCATTTTCACAGGAACGTGAGTAGCTTTGGATCGAACCGAGGTGCCATTGAAAGAAATCCTTATCTGACTCGGAACAGGCCCGCGGGTGTCGGGATGGGCAGGAGTCCTCAGGTTTGGCTCAAAGATGGGGATGTTGTTGAAGTTGGTCTGGAACAAGTTGGAACCTGGTAAGTGCTCTCCGACCAACAACGGCAACAAAAACGCATTCGCTAAACATGGCATGATGCAAAGCACAAACACGGTTGACTTTGCAAGGTTGGAGGCAAAGCTGTAGATTCAGTTATAGACATAAATGCCTACAATTCCGGATCCCACCACATAACCAGCTGCGCACTTTGTACAATTTGCCCACGTGGATACTGTTGCCTCATTCCGTTACTATACATATCCTGACGGGTTCCATACCTCCAGATTCACTCCCGCCATGCAATGCATGCGGCCAGGCGCCCAAAAACCAAGATGGCATAGCTTGGCCTGTCGTATGTGGCGCCTCtgggttcaaatgttctATTTTCGAGGCCTAGGCACGCAGCGCAGCGCCCGATCCATGCTAGAAGCATGCACATGTGATGTGTGGGAAACAGCTCGAGAGCCTGAACCAGACAGCCAACAAGATTCACCGAGAGGCCAGGCGCCTAAACCTGCGGGATCGGTGGTGGCTCAGAGGGGCGCTAGGTGTTCGTTCAGCCCTGGCGTTCAGCTCTGCCATGTCAAGACCCCACATGTGCACCTCCTCCTGCACGTTACACATATCCGCCCGCGACGTCCACTTCAACCAGGTGGTGGCTTCCACGTGCATCCAACCCTCCATACGGATTTCCAGACTTGGGCGGGCAACGTGCATGAGCTGACTCCGGTACCTAAGAAGCCTTGCTGAGACGAGTTATGACGGGAGCACCAGCGCGACGGCGGTCCAGGGATGGGCTGGGGCTCTCCGACATGCAGCCTCACGCTGGCTGCTAGGAGAGGCACTGGGTGGTAGGATGGAAGATGCCAGACAAGTTAAGAGCCTTGGAGGCGGTCCATCGCTGCGTAAAGGTTCAATATTGCACGAAAAACACGCTCCGAACTCGCTGCCAGCACCTTTTTATTGAATAGTGATAACTGTTCACTTTCAAGAAACGGGAAAGGGCCGACCCATTGAAACGTTTGAGACTGCTCGTTTCTGTTTATACGTTGTGCCGTGTATGTACAGGATCCTGGCACAAAGGACCTGTCTATGCGGCCTAAGCACTCTGACATCATGGACATCACTCAACGCCCCATGCCGGGGTCCTTTATAGACGAGGATCTCGCAGAACTATACCACAATCCCTTCGAAACGATTCAAATACTGCAAGATGAATGGCGAGACAAAGACCACGCCTGCCCATGGTCAACAGACAACATGTCGGACATTGACCTTGGCGACATTGACTGGCACAAATACGAACCACCCGGTGTGCTTCGCAAGGCACCAAACTTCACTTCCCTCATCCTCCAAGACATCATAAACACCTCCATAGACAATGTCAAAGCCCGGGTCGTCCGAGAAGACCACCAAAAGCAGCTTGAAGATGAACGCCATCAAGCCGCTCAGGAGGAGGCTCGCAAGAACGGTAACCCCCCTAAACCTTATTTGCCCATCATCATACCGCCAGAGAAACCGATAGAACCTGATGCCTCACCTACGACGATTCTAAACGGTGCAaatttggctttggcttgttTTAACACCGTGTCTGTCAAGTCGGCCGGGAAAGCGACCGAGGTGACTGTTGTCAAGGATGCGGGCCGGAGAAGATTTGCTATCCGGAGGCTGTTTCACAGAACGCCGGAAACGGGTGAGAGCAGTGCGATGGGTGGTGCAAGGGAGGCGCTAAGGCAGAAGTTGGAAGCGAGACTGAGTAAAGTTGATCTCTCGAATACGGATTCCAAGACGCAGGAGGCGCTCATGGCATTGAGGAAGTCCGGGTTTATTCAGAATGCTGAGCTTCCCCAGCCACCAGAACCAGAGGTGTTAGTAAAGCCTTCCTGCCATGTGTCTGCCAAGGGAGGGAGGTAAGCGTGCTAACTGGAATTAGAGAATGCGTATCTTGCCTCGATGATATACCTGTTAAGGATGCGGTCAGGGTCCAATGCCACAGCTACTGTAAAGACTGCTTCGTCCGACTCGTCACAGCGGCCACGCAAAATGAGCAACAGTGGCCGCCGAAATGCTGCCTGAACCAGATACCCTTCCGACTAGTTCTCAAACACATACCCgacgacttgaagaagaCATTCCAAGTACGGGCGTCAGAGTGGGAATTGCCCATGAGCGAGCGTGTGTATTGCAGCCAGCCCGAGTGCGGTATCTGGATCCGACCCAAGAACATCAGACTCAACAAACGCCAGGGGAAATGCGAACGCGGCCATTTAACCTGCACCATCTGCCGTGGCCCATCGCACGGCAACGAAGACTGCCCTCAAGACTACGACATGAACCTCACAAACATTCTGGCTGAAGAGGAAGGCTGGAAACGCTGCTTCAACTGCCACGCACTCGTCGAGCACGGAGAAGCATGCCAACACATGACGTGCCGATGCGGCACTGAATTCTGCTATGTCTGTGGCCTGCGCTGGAGAACATGTCACTGCACAATGCAGCAGCTTCATACTCTCAAAGAGGCAGCCGACGCTCGGCGCGAGCAAAGACGTGTCAGGGAACAGGCTGAAGCAGAGGAACTCCGCGCCATCCTGGCGCAAATCGAAGAATTCGAGCGCGAAGAAGCCGCTCGCGCTGAGCTCGAACGCCTCGAACAGGCGcggctggaagaagaacggtggcagcagcaaatAAAAGAACGACTCCGTCTGGAAAGCTTTCGCCGCAAAGAAGTCGAATCGAAATTCCGACAACTGCGTCTTCGACTCAACGAACTCCACGAACTCCAACAAGCCATGCTGGAGTCGTATCAAGAAGACTGTGCCGCCATGCTCCTCCACGAAGCAGATGCCATGAAACTCAATCTCGCGGCGCGTCACGAAATGGAACGAATTGAACTTGCGCAAAAGATTTCGCAAAAGATGTCAACAAGAGAGAACAGCTTTAAGAGCGAGTACGCCGCGCGCCTCGCGCACGAACGCAAACTCGAGCAAACGTATCTCGAGCAACTGCAGGATTTCTGGAGCGGCAAAGTCAATGCTGAGGCGGAGATTGAACAGTCCATGATCCCGCTTaggaggaagatggacaAAGGACATGGGGCGTGGCAGAGGTGGAGGGACCAGCAGATTGGGGTCTACAAGGCGAAATTAGAGGATGAGCGGATCATGAAGGAAGAGGTCATGTATAGCCAGTCAGAAAGGCTGAGGGATATGTATGACGAGCGGGAGACGCAattgacgaggaagatggtgGCTGAGAAGAAATGGTTTCGTGAGGTTGTCTGCGAGAGAGAGACGTTGTTGGGCGGCTGGGAGGTTTCAGAGATGGAGGGCGACGCGGACAGTCTGTTTGCGAGCGAAGGAGAGCCACAGAAAGACCCGGAGCCAGAGAATTTGACATGATGAGGACATGATTATGATTTGAGCCTGCATCTTGAGTTGGGTAAAGTGAACCATGGTGGTCTTTCTATCTATTGCATGGCGGCGCGTTGGTGTGACATTTGGCATTTTGCAATGTATAAAACGCAAATTCAAGGATAGACGAAAGAATCATCAAGACGCAAACATCAAACCGTCCCTTAAACGAGGTTGCATCCCGCCCTCCTTCACTCAATGGGTGGCGCGAGCCATATAATAAGTCATACACCAGCCGGTCCCGCTTTGGCGCATCCAAAAAACCCGACGTTACGGAGCGGACTTCAACTCATGACACAACCACGTCTCTCACCACGAATACATGGACCTGGCCCCAACACTCATTTCTCCTCATTTCCCTTGAAACCGCGATACAATCCAGACAGAATACATAGACCAGAAgctccgccatggccgtcacAGGGGACTCACTGTCCCCTGGCCCAACGCCGCAGTGAGTTCACCTTCAACCACGGCCCTTGTCCACAAAACCGACAACTAATCCGCAGTGTAGTCCTCTCAAAATATTCGACGCAGCAAGGAAACAAGACAAATTCATCTATGCCTGTGCGCCAATGGTGCGCTACAGCAAGGTACAGCCCACACTCGCCACTTGTTCGCAGAACCGGCACGAGTACGCTGACCCCAGCACAGCTCGCCTTCAGACAAACGGTTCACCAATACGGCACGGATCTCTGCTGGACGCCCATGATTCTGGCCAAGGAATTCAACCGCAGTGAATTTGCTCGCGACAGCGGTACGGTCCTCCCCCTTTTACTTTCCGTCCCACTCATATCATGTATACCTGACCCCCCCGGATAGACCTCACGATATCgaccacggcggcgcaaCCGCCCACGATTCTCCAATTCGGCGCCAACACCCCCCTCGAGCTGGCACGCGCATCGTCGCTCGCCGCGCCATTCGTGTCGGGCGTCGACCTCAACTGCGGATGCCCGCAGTCATGGGCGTGCGCGGAAACCCTCGGCGCCGCGCTCATGGACCAGAGAGCCCTCGTGCGCGACATGGTGACGGAGACGAGGCAGCGCCTGCGCCAGGACGGATGGGCCGTCGCCAAGGAGAGCGACATGGAGAGCGCGCGCGGCCGCAGCGTCAGCGTCAAGATCCGCGTCCACGACGACCTGAGGTATTGCGCTCCCCCCCCAAATCTAACATGCTCCTTCAAcaacggccaggccaggctaACGCGGGAGAAAAACACACTTGAAGGAAAACGGTTGAtttcctcgacgccgtcatcggACACCCGCAGTTCCGCAACGTCGACTGGGTCACCATCCACCCGCGGACGCGGCACACGCCGTCCACGACGCCCATCTTCGCCGAGGCCCTCGAGATGCTCACGCAGAGGTACGCGGCCACGCTGCCGCTCCTCCTGTCCGGCGACGTGTTCGACCTGTCCGCCCTTCCTATCCGCAGCACGAGGCCCCCGGACCCGGACCCGTCGACGCCTCGCCCGAGCACGACTCACCTGTCGGGCTTCATGTCGGCGCGGGGCCTGCTCGCCAACCCGGCCCTGTTTGCCGGCCACGCCGCGTGCCCGTGGGAGGCCGTCGAGACGCTCATGTGCAGGGTGGCGAGGGCGCCGCTGCCGTTCAAGCTGGCGCTGCATCATGTGCaggagatgacggcgccCGGGATGGGCCCGGACAAGAGGGCCCTGCTGAACAAGAGGGAGAGGGCTGAGCTCAACGCCTGCGGGAGCATGCTTGATTTGGTAGATTTCCTGGATGCAAAGGTGGAGGAGCACACGGGCAGAAAGGGGATGCGCAGGGATTTATGAGCCGGGCGTGAATCCACGTCATGACGAGCAATGTAGAAGGTGATCACTGATGATTAAtgcacttttttttttgctcttttGGAAGGCACATGGGAATAGACGGTAGCACACGACTGAATGACATAGACCTTCACACATAGATGGATGTAACCTTGACCATCGTGACACATTCCTCATAACTACCGCAGTGGGAGGCAACGAGTGTCTTTTGCCCAGCCTCAGGTCGTGCAACGCCAGATACTCAACGCCTATGAATACACTCCCAGGGTCCCCCTCATAGCCCTGCTAATATGCTCTGTATCCCAACCGACCCCGAGTCGTCCCTTTTCTGCACAAATGCCCTGAAGTCGCCCTTGCACAGCTTCCCCCTCCCGCCGCTCTGGCCCGGCGCCAGCGCCCTCGCCTTCTCCCTCAATGCTTCCGGACCCACGATGAAGAGTGACCCAATCTCCGTAAGAAGCTCAACCATGACCGCAACATCCTTGGAAAGGGACCAGTCCCGCATCACGGAGACGTACTTTGCAATGTCCTGCGTGACCATCAGCCCCCCCGTAGCATTGACCTGGAACTTCTTGAAATGGTCAAAGAGGAGTTCGTGAATCGAGAGCGCGAGCTCGCTATAGTACTTTTCGGCGTTGAGCCCGTCAATAGCGAGGCTGGCTTCTTTGGAGGAGCGGCCGAGGAATTTGCAAATGTTGAGACACGTAGGCGTTTGGAGAAATTCGAGCTCGGCGCCTTTGGGGCGAAAgtcttgcttcttctgggaGCTGAGCGATTTGGTGACATAGTTGGTGATGACGTCGATGGACGTTTTCATGACGGTGTTGGTTTTCTTCTcgatggcgtcgatggccatgttgcgTTGGGCTTCCATGCTCTTCCTTACCGTGGTGTTGGACTCGGCTAGGCGGATGAGAACGACGGTGATGAACctgtccatgatggcggaGATGGTGACTGCTGGACGGATAGTGGGCAAGAAGGTCAGGTCGGGCTCCGTCTTGGAGTTTTCCACCAAGGCAGCTTGCCCGTCTGCGGCCTCCAGTGCCGTCTGGATATAGAGCTGACCCATGTTGGTGAGCAAAAGCTGCAGGAGGGCGTTGACATCCCTGGGTGTTTCGGCTTGGGATCCGAGCTCCAAGGTTCGCTGGACACTTTCCGCGAGCCACTTTAGCATACGCTTCGCATTGCTGACGCTCAGCGCACCGTCTTCCTCCGAGACCTCGATTTCATTCTTGTTCTCTTTATCCTTAATACCAGCGACTCGCAGCATGATTCGCTTCTGTGTCGGTGTGAGATCTGAAGATTCTAATCGTTCCAGATAGGCGtccttggccgtggccatgaacTGGGTGCCTTGCTGCGCTAATGATGCCATGAAACCCTGCGGTGCTCTCTTTCTTCGCGAATGGTACATGTTGAATTTGAATAGCAACGAGCTGTACATTTCCTCGAGGCTCTTTCGCTCTCGTTCGATGTAAGAGCTTCCCACCAAGTACGGAATGAATAGCTCATCCATCTGCTGATCCAGCGTCTGGGCAATCTGCCCCGAGCATGCGTCGGGGTGCTCTGTGAGACCATGGCTTTTCAAGTCCTCCACCAACGAGCTAATGTAGCTTCTTGAAGAGTGTAATGATCTCAAAAAGGCCAGAGTGGACACGGTCTCCGCCTTGCCGAGAACCTTTTCGAGTCTCTGCTGAATGGACTGCTGAAATACTCGTTGGATGAACTTGATGAGGACTGTCTCATAGTATGGAAATGCTctcttgatgatgaatgaTTCTTCCTGCATGACAATTTTGACCTCGTCGACGAGAGACTGCAACCCCGGATCGACGCCAGGAGGGTCTGAGTCAGGGTCCGCCAGAACTTCCCACGTCTCTCCATCGGCAATAGCCTCATCATTCAGCTGGTCTCGATCAATAAAGAACTGATGTTGATTGACGAAGACGGCAATCACACTAGCGCCACCATTAAAGTCATGCAAGACCTTGGAGCATTCCATCATGTCATCAAAGTTCTGGTGTCTGTAGCTGTTGTTAAATTGTTCTAAAAGGTCCTGTTCCAAGGACTCGCAGAACTTTTCGAGAATCTCGCGCGTATTATGTGATTTGGTTTCGCCATTCTGGCCACTCGGCGTCGAGCTATTTCGCTGGCTGTTGGAAGAAGTCCACGACAACGGGTCAAGCTGCTGGCTCATTCTCATCAACTGCCGCGCGATGACGGCGCACCTAATTTTATTCTCGGACCCGCCATGAAGTCGAATATCTTCCAAGGAGGATAGCAGTCCGGACTCGCTAAGCTCGGTCCAGCACTGGATCAGGAACATGGTGTCTTGTGCTCGGCGTCGTTTGCGATCAAGCTCCTCTAGCTTCTCTCCTATTTGAACAGCTATGTTACCTCCACCGTCGGTCCGGCCGCCGGCTTCCGGAGCATTGCTGGCGCTGTTCTGGCCCAACGATCCATCGAGTGCCTCGAATGAGCTCATGCTTTGGTCGAGCGTGCGACCGAGGGTATCGAGAGTCTGGTCATGCTGTATCTCTGCGCGACGTACTTGAGACAGGATTTCGGACTCCTTCTCTTGGAGCTCATCACCGAGCAATGCCAGTTGCGATAGGGCATCTGTTGACAAAGTACTGGTCAGTGGTGCTTGGGGGAGAAGCATCGAGGCGGGTTTGGGACAGGCTGGCTATACTCTCGAAGGTCCGAATTAACGGCTTAGGGTCAAATGCTGCCGCTGCAGGTCCTGAGCGGCGATTGGCAGGAACAGCACTATCCGCTAGACTGTCGACAAAGTCCCGAACGATGAAGTCCTTGTTGGAGAAGTTGTCCAAGGTGAAGCTCGGGCCCTTGGGAAAGAGGCTCTTTGGGCCCGAACTGGACCGCTCCATGGTTGGAGAGCGGGATTGCAAAGGCCGGCTGACAGGCTACATGTGTGTAGTGGCTGTGGGATATCAAAGCATCTGTGTGCAGACGCGGTTTGTCGTCGGGTGTCTGCGAAGGCTGGGAGGATGTCGTCGATGCATCGAGGTCCGCTGTTGAGGGCTTCGCCTTGTCGAGCTGGTTCAACGTTGCGACGTGCCTTGAACGGCCCCGGTCCATGCGTAACACTGCGTAGGGGTTCTGAGCCACTCTCAGCCCCGCCTATGGCCTGCAAGTGTGACTGCGCCACAGCCGAACCACGAAGCACATGCGCATTGCCAAGTCTAGCGACGTAATTCAGACACGGAGGAAACACCAACATttctcgccgccgtctcGCTCCATCTCTTTCCCACCACCGTCATCACCATGCTGCCACGTCTTCGCCACTTCGTTTATTAGCCAGCCCACCTGTTACGACTGACCTGtggcttttcttctttgtttttttcttcttctttggtctttttttttctgttgtGTGCTTCTAATTTGGAGTGCTCATTCATAGCGACAACGTACCCGACGACGCCTCTTCTTTCGAATCGAtacctttttcttctttgactAATACTTCACTTCCGGCTAACGGGCCGCAATAACTTCGCAATGCCCATGTCTGCCCGCGACCGCGCGGCCTACAGAGCTGATAATGCGTCGGACCACAAGTTTCTCAGCgacaaggagagggagaggatCATAAGGGTAGGATATCCAGCGCTCAAGATAGATGTCTTCTTCAGTCAGGTTGCTGATAACACATTCAGGCAAATCTTCCCAACCCAAACGAGATTCCCACCGTTGCAGCCTCGAAAGCCCAATCACAGCGTCGGTCACGGCTTGGTGTTCGGCGATTTCTAAAAACTCAGCTCTATGCGCTTGTGTTTGCCATTATGCACGGCCTCTTTTCCCTATACATCCGCATTCGCCAGGCCATCCATATTGTCAGCTACCAAGTCTCTTCCGTATTGTACTACCATCACGGAACCCCGGAATACATTCGACGGGATATAATCGGTCTAGGCCGAAAGCCTAACCATCTGAGCGCCATTCTGAAGGCCGAGGAAAACCAGAGACCTAAAGCTGACCTTGATCGTCTAATTGAGGAGACTGCTGAGCTGGCAGCTTGGTGCGCCAGCGCCGAGATTCCCATGCTCTCCATTTACGAGAAGACAGGTGAGTATTGCCTTCTAAATTGGCTATATCAATATTTGGGTAGATTTCTGTGTCTAATGCGTGTAAAACAGGCATTCTGAAGAAGCACATGCCCCGAGTTTACGAAGCCGTCATGCAAAAGTTCACCTTCTACTTCGCTGGACAACATCCGAGCCTCTTGCTCACCTCTCCACACAAGGACGCCTACTCATCTCCAGCACTAGCTGGTGACAAACACGGCCACTTGAAGTTGCACCTCATCTCTGCCCAAGACGGTAGGGAGTCCATCGTCGACCTCACTCGGACCTTGGCGGAAATGTCGCAGAGAGGCAAGATTTCGCCACGAGACATCTCTATGGAACTGGTGGATGCAGAACTCTCCGAGGGAATCATGCCTGAGCCAGATCTTCTCATTCTGTTCAGCCCCAACGTGGAGCTGTCTGGCTACCCACCCTGGCAGATTCGTTTGACGGAAATTTTCTGCCTCCAGGATAACGAGGGATTTGGATATCAGGTGTTTTTGAAGGCTCTCCGGAAGTTTGCCAAGGCGCAAATGCGCAACGGCAAATGAGAAAAGCATGGCACATGAAATCAAACTTTTGGGCAACATATGTACCACGAGGGATATTTTGCTTCCTGTGAGGGAACCATGTGGCCTCTATTTGATAAATATCTCAACCtattatataaatagcttttaaagAGTCAGCATTCGCCTTGAGAGTTCCATCTTTCTTATGAATAATTGCTTCATTCAGGATATACCTATCTTGCTCGTGTCGTGCGATCATGTATGTGGTAATCTAGTAAACCAAGATTTCTTACGTTCCGGACTTGGTCCATTAGACTGTGTGGAAGTTGTTCACAGCTAGCAGGCTAGATATGGCCCCCTTTTTAGGGAAAGCGGGATGAAAATAGTAGCCGAGTAGAGTTTACGGCACGTTGGCAAGCAATAAGCTGTGTGCAGCTTCCcgctttatatatttattaatacgatatataataaaagtattttttaggctttaattagttaataaaaaattaatagcttagCTTAAAATACtaattttcttatatttattataaaaatatttttattactttatttcCCTCTAaaagaggtaaaactactaatataaatttatttaatagttttagctttataagcttttttagcttttttagcctttttagccttagttttattagctttattagctttttttatagctaattttatagctaattttataatttttttaatattatattttaatttattatttttaaaagctttttttttaaattttaaattatttttataatttttttaatttttataaaattaagatttttaatttttataaaattaagatttttaattttaaaataagtattttttttattataaaaagcttttaatttattaataattatattatttattaagctttattagttttaatttttaaagattataataagtaatttatttatattaagctttttattatacttaattattttattattattatttataaatagctataataaatattagtaagtagttataatacttataaaaaatatatatatataagggtaataacttataattaattataccttttttaaaaaaagtaaaactatta
Proteins encoded:
- the Dus4l gene encoding tRNA-dihydrouridine(20a/20b) synthase [NAD(P)+]-like; protein product: MAVTGDSLSPGPTPHPLKIFDAARKQDKFIYACAPMVRYSKLAFRQTVHQYGTDLCWTPMILAKEFNRSEFARDSDLTISTTAAQPPTILQFGANTPLELARASSLAAPFVSGVDLNCGCPQSWACAETLGAALMDQRALVRDMVTETRQRLRQDGWAVAKESDMESARGRSVSVKIRVHDDLRKTVDFLDAVIGHPQFRNVDWVTIHPRTRHTPSTTPIFAEALEMLTQRYAATLPLLLSGDVFDLSALPIRSTRPPDPDPSTPRPSTTHLSGFMSARGLLANPALFAGHAACPWEAVETLMCRVARAPLPFKLALHHVQEMTAPGMGPDKRALLNKRERAELNACGSMLDLVDFLDAKVEEHTGRKGMRRDL
- the NUS1 gene encoding Dehydrodolichyl diphosphate synthase complex subunit NUS1, with product MPMSARDRAAYRADNASDHKFLSDKERERIIRANLPNPNEIPTVAASKAQSQRRSRLGVRRFLKTQLYALVFAIMHGLFSLYIRIRQAIHIVSYQVSSVLYYHHGTPEYIRRDIIGLGRKPNHLSAILKAEENQRPKADLDRLIEETAELAAWCASAEIPMLSIYEKTGILKKHMPRVYEAVMQKFTFYFAGQHPSLLLTSPHKDAYSSPALAGDKHGHLKLHLISAQDGRESIVDLTRTLAEMSQRGKISPRDISMELVDAELSEGIMPEPDLLILFSPNVELSGYPPWQIRLTEIFCLQDNEGFGYQVFLKALRKFAKAQMRNGK
- the SEC10 gene encoding Exocyst complex component SEC10, translated to MERSSSGPKSLFPKGPSFTLDNFSNKDFIVRDFVDSLADSAVPANRRSGPAAAAFDPKPLIRTFENALSQLALLGDELQEKESEILSQVRRAEIQHDQTLDTLGRTLDQSMSSFEALDGSLGQNSASNAPEAGGRTDGGGNIAVQIGEKLEELDRKRRRAQDTMFLIQCWTELSESGLLSSLEDIRLHGGSENKIRCAVIARQLMRMSQQLDPLSWTSSNSQRNSSTPSGQNGETKSHNTREILEKFCESLEQDLLEQFNNSYRHQNFDDMMECSKVLHDFNGGASVIAVFVNQHQFFIDRDQLNDEAIADGETWEVLADPDSDPPGVDPGLQSLVDEVKIVMQEESFIIKRAFPYYETVLIKFIQRVFQQSIQQRLEKVLGKAETVSTLAFLRSLHSSRSYISSLVEDLKSHGLTEHPDACSGQIAQTLDQQMDELFIPYLVGSSYIERERKSLEEMYSSLLFKFNMYHSRRKRAPQGFMASLAQQGTQFMATAKDAYLERLESSDLTPTQKRIMLRVAGIKDKENKNEIEVSEEDGALSVSNAKRMLKWLAESVQRTLELGSQAETPRDVNALLQLLLTNMGQLYIQTALEAADGQAALVENSKTEPDLTFLPTIRPAVTISAIMDRFITVVLIRLAESNTTVRKSMEAQRNMAIDAIEKKTNTVMKTSIDVITNYVTKSLSSQKKQDFRPKGAELEFLQTPTCLNICKFLGRSSKEASLAIDGLNAEKYYSELALSIHELLFDHFKKFQVNATGGLMVTQDIAKYVSVMRDWSLSKDVAVMVELLTEIGSLFIVGPEALREKARALAPGQSGGRGKLCKGDFRAFVQKRDDSGSVGIQSILAGL